Part of the Henckelia pumila isolate YLH828 chromosome 2, ASM3356847v2, whole genome shotgun sequence genome is shown below.
AAAGTAAATAGATGTGACCTTTTGACGGTCTTCGAGGTAATTATCACCACGGATGAGGAAGGATGAAGGATCAGCAGCTGCCCAACTACAGGGCATGTTGAAGCATGAATCTTTTGGAAGTGTGGCTCCATAACAGCATGAGACATTTTCTCCCCAAGACAGTTCTTGCAAGTCGACATAGCCCTTTTTCTGAACTGCTAACATTATGTATTTCGAGTcatttctatatttttttttacttcacATAAATTTGTTATGTAAGTTGTTTCTAAATGGACTAACCAGCAAGATCATgcaattttttcacaaaattagCAGCAGAGGACAATTTTGGCTGGTAGATGTCCTGATCATTTCAGGTTGAAAGAACATGTCACAAATATATTTCACCACTGAAAAATTTGAGCACAAGATGAGGAACAAGTGTATAAAATACCACGTAACAAAATTCTGGGGTTGTATCAGAAGTCCACCCATTGTCTGATGTCTCATCATCAAACGGTTCGGGAACATCGAAAAATTCATCAGCAGCATCATTCAGTCCCTTAAGACTAGAAGCTTCAGAAAGACGTTTCAGTCCCTCGTCGTCTGTTATCTTCTCCACCATTTTAAGGTTTACTTCAGTTTTGATCTCTTCCTTCTCACTCCGAGGAATCCCAGCCTCCATTGCGAGCTCTCCCAATAAAAACTCGTTGGTAGTACTCCCTACCTTAGCTCTGAACATCTCTCTTAAGGCTGCATCGTGAGAAAACAACCCTTGCCTTTAAGAAAATCCAATTAGAATCAGAAGTATTGTTTaaatgtatgtaagatgtgcACTTCACCTGCGACCCTTCCAAGCATGCGAATAGTTATTGATCTTGAAGATGCTTTCCTGAAACGGGATTTCCAAAATCTCCAATCGACAGCGAGCATGTGCTTTATGACACAATTTTTACCTTGTTTTGTGGGAGTTATCACATATCCACCGCCTGCTCAGTTACAAAATACAAAAACACCGAAATAATCAGTACACACAAAGATTTGATATCCATTAATGTCGTTCTCAGTCTATCAATTTTAGATAACACACGTTCCATATTTTGCATCAAATCTAAATCAAGGCATACATTACTTTTAACGCAAGCTCGAATATATCCGTCTTGTGGTGGGCACTTTCTGTGGATCACAGAGTGGTAAAGAATCACTGCAACAAAAACAATAGAATTATTAAGTTCATATCTATTAACATAAACTCGACTCAATACAAGAACATGAACATTGAACACGAAAATGAAAacgaaaatgaaaatgaaaaataattagtaaCAAACCTATTAACTTTAGCTGTAGCTTTTAACTTTTTATCAAGTTCGTATCTTTAATAACATAAACTTGACACGATACAAGGATGTGGACACAGAATGATAAAATAGTAGGTACAACCCTTTTAACTTTAATTACAGCTTTAACAGTTATCAACTTCATAAAATCAGTTTATGTGTTAGAAGTACCATATGTGCCATCATCTTCCCTTCTCCAATAACGGCGTAGCAGCAAATCTCTTCGCTTCATTGCCCTGAAAAAGGAAATATGATTAACAATagcattatattttaaaatgtatTCTTGTAAGTTACAAGACCGACCATGGTAACCAATGATTATATAGTTGTATGTGTATTATATCTGTATGACCATCAAGATGCTCAATCACACTTCCCCTGTAgaaacagaaatcccatctgcAAAAGCATTTAATAAGTAAAGCTCAAGAAAATAAGCCTACATTTCATTAGACCGAGAAATAGAGGATGCTAGGTAAATCCTAGTCGCCTTCAATCTCATTAATTTTGTAAGAATGTCTATAACAGACATTATATTTCCATTAGTGTGGAATTTTcctgaaaatttaaaaaattgtgGGAGCCTTACTCAGATTTTGAAGTACCAAGAGACATAAGTGTACGGAAAACGACTTCCGAAGTTCCATCAATTACACCAACTGCCATTATGGCAGGGTGATCGTCCCAATGCTGCATATAACAATTCAAATAAAGGCAAAGGGATGGAATCATGTCATGAACTCTAAAGAGTCGACCGTAGATGAGTAAAAGGAATCTACCTTTCCATTCGAGTCTCTGTCCTTCGCTTCTTTGAAGAGACGCAATCCTAAAGACGCAATATAAGAAAACATCTTTTGCAAAAGAAGACAATTAAAAAACCAAACGTTTGAGTAATTACCATCATTACAGCCAAATATTTTCCATGGTGAAGGACCAATTACATCTGAAGTCATGGCATTTACATGTTCAGAAGATGCTGAAGTCCAGTCGACAGACCTTTTATTTGCCATTCTCTTTGTAACACTCAAGCTGTTAAGCCAAAGATAAAACAAGATTGTGCAAGGATAATGGCAAGATACATGGGCAAAATTAGTCACAAAAATTCCCTAATTGAAGATTTTCAAGCTATAGGATCTTAATTAGAGAATTCTCACCTGAAAGGCTGCCATCTCCTTTTTGAACAATTTGAGTTTGTCACAGGGTCAAAAGCAGTGTCCTGCAAAGAACGAATCCACCTAGCAGCTTCTTCTGAACTGGTTGCCCCTAGCTATTAATATTTAGAATGTGAATGTCATTTGCCATTACTATCCGAACTTGTCTTCTTCTTAGAGTCAAAAAAATCAAGAATGGATAGCTCACCTTAAGCTGATCGTTATGATTAGAAGTATTGTAGAgggtgaaaataaaaaatacctgCACATAACAAGATAGATCATATAAGTATAAAAGGTAATACAAATTTAGCTCTTTGCTTGCTATAACCAACtcatccaaaattaattttacttTCATATGATGACTCTCTCTTCCATTGTCTGTAACACGTATgcaggagtctattattgcaCTTCTCACCGGTTCCTGGTACAAGAATGGTCAATTCATACAAAGCAAAGGATCAAGATTGGCAAAATAAGATAATATAAACTCTTAGCAATAATatccacaatttttttttctcaatacACTTGTTGCATGACACCAATATTTCTTTAAGGACCGAAAATGAACTAAGAGAGGATGCATGGTTGACTAAGTGGCCAGGAATGGAACCTACAACAAGGGAGCGAGTCAAAAAAGAGAAGCACACTGAAAAAATGAGTGATTAGCttgttcaattttttaaaagataaatTTTGCCCCTCCATTTTTGTTTTACTCTCAAGTACTTCTCATTGAAATTATACTCGCTCGCTAAAAGAAATCCTCGCTATTTCCCCATATAGCAAGTGGAAGATCTGAATATATAACTCTgaagcctcatatggaaactcttttattttttttccctcaATGGaatttgctgtctgcatttgaCAATCCTTAAAA
Proteins encoded:
- the LOC140881101 gene encoding protein ENHANCED DISEASE RESISTANCE 2-like isoform X2 → MGMAEREGMMRGWLYLIRFNRFGLQYSRKRYFILQDNCLKSFKSIPSSDKEEPVRSAIIDSCIRVTDNGRESHHMKVFFIFTLYNTSNHNDQLKLGATSSEEAARWIRSLQDTAFDPVTNSNCSKRRWQPFSLSVTKRMANKRSVDWTSASSEHVNAMTSDVIGPSPWKIFGCNDGLRLFKEAKDRDSNGKHWDDHPAIMAVGVIDGTSEVVFRTLMSLGTSKSEWDFCFYRGSVIEHLDGHTDIIHIQLYNHWLPWAMKRRDLLLRRYWRREDDGTYVILYHSVIHRKCPPQDGYIRACVKSGGYVITPTKQGKNCVIKHMLAVDWRFWKSRFRKASSRSITIRMLGRVAALREMFRAKVGSTTNEFLLGELAMEAGIPRSEKEEIKTEVNLKMVEKITDDEGLKRLSEASSLKGLNDAADEFFDVPEPFDDETSDNGWTSDTTPEFCYVDIYQPKLSSAANFVKKLHDLAVQKKGYVDLQELSWGENVSCCYGATLPKDSCFNMPCSWAAADPSSFLIRGDNYLEDRQKIKAKGTLMQMVAADWLRSDKREDDLAGRPGGIVQKYADRGGPEFFFVMNIQVPGTTMYNLALYYMLKTPLHETPLLERFVNGDDAFRNSRFKLIPYISKGSWIVKQSVGKKSCLLGQALEVNYYRGKNYLELDINVGSSTVARGVISLVLGYLNNLVIEMAFLIQGNTQEELPEVLLGTCRLNHLDAAKSVSTDSIRII
- the LOC140881101 gene encoding protein ENHANCED DISEASE RESISTANCE 2-like isoform X1 gives rise to the protein MGMAEREGMMRGWLYLIRFNRFGLQYSRKRYFILQDNCLKSFKSIPSSDKEEPVRSAIIDSCIRVTDNGRESHHMKVFFIFTLYNTSNHNDQLKLGATSSEEAARWIRSLQDTAFDPVTNSNCSKRRWQPFSLSVTKRMANKRSVDWTSASSEHVNAMTSDVIGPSPWKIFGCNDGLRLFKEAKDRDSNGKHWDDHPAIMAVGVIDGTSEVVFRTLMSLGTSKSEWDFCFYRGSVIEHLDGHTDIIHIQLYNHWLPWAMKRRDLLLRRYWRREDDGTYVILYHSVIHRKCPPQDGYIRACVKSGGYVITPTKQGKNCVIKHMLAVDWRFWKSRFRKASSRSITIRMLGRVAALREMFRAKVGSTTNEFLLGELAMEAGIPRSEKEEIKTEVNLKMVEKITDDEGLKRLSEASSLKGLNDAADEFFDVPEPFDDETSDNGWTSDTTPEFCYVDIYQPKLSSAANFVKKLHDLAAVQKKGYVDLQELSWGENVSCCYGATLPKDSCFNMPCSWAAADPSSFLIRGDNYLEDRQKIKAKGTLMQMVAADWLRSDKREDDLAGRPGGIVQKYADRGGPEFFFVMNIQVPGTTMYNLALYYMLKTPLHETPLLERFVNGDDAFRNSRFKLIPYISKGSWIVKQSVGKKSCLLGQALEVNYYRGKNYLELDINVGSSTVARGVISLVLGYLNNLVIEMAFLIQGNTQEELPEVLLGTCRLNHLDAAKSVSTDSIRII